Within the Comamonadaceae bacterium OTU4NAUVB1 genome, the region GTCGAGGGCGTGGCCTCCGGCGAATTGATCGACAAGGTCGCCATCTCGCTGGGCATCCTGCTGCAGGGCTACCTCGCGGGCGTGCTGCTGGCCTTCGCGCTGACGACCCTGGCCGTGTCCACGCGCATCGGCCGCGACATCCTCGACACGCTGACCTCGATGTTCAACCCGCTGCCGGCCATCGCGCTGCTGCCCCTGGCGCTGCTGTGGTTCGGCCTCGGACGCGGCAGCCTGGTCTTCGTGCTGATCCATTCGGTGCTGTGGCCGCTCGCGCTCAATACCTACGCCGGCTTCCAGGGCGTGCCGGAGACCCTGCGCATGGCCGGGCGCAACTACGGCTTGCGCGGCCTGCCGTTCGTGCTGCAGATCCTGGTGCCGGCGGCGCTGCCGGCGATCCTGTCGGGCCTGAAGATCGGCTGGGCTTTCGCCTGGCGCACGCTGATCGCGGCCGAGCTGGTGTTCGGCGCCTCGTCCGGCCGGGGCGGCCTGGGCTGGTACATCTTCCAGAACCGCAACGAGCTCTACACCGACCGCGTCTTCGCCGGCCTGGCGATGGTGGTGCTGATCGGCCTGCTGGTCGAAAGCCTCGGTTTCGCGACGCTCGAACGCCTGACCGTGCGAAAGTGGGGGCAACAACGCTGAAGAAGGAGCCGCCGTGATCGACCACCTGGACCACCTCGTCCTCACCACCACCGACGAAGCGGCCTGCCTGCGCTTCTACGTCGACGGCCTGGGGATGACCCTGGAGCGCTTCGGCGCGGACCGCAAGGCGCTGCGCTTCGGCAATCAGAAGATCAACGTGCACGTGAAGGGCCACGAGTTCGAACCCAAGGCGCACCTGCCGGTCCCCGGGGCGCTCGACCTGTGCTTCATCGCCAGCGTGCCGCTCGACGAGGTCGTGGCGCGGCTCGCGGTGCGCGGCCTGACGGTGATCGAGGGGCCGGTGGCGCGAACGGGCGCGGTGTCGAAGCTCCGGTCGGTCTACCTGCGCGATCCGGACCTGAACCTGATCGAGATCTCCGAGACCGTGGACTGACGGAGAGGCGACGCACCATGGCTGCACACGCGGACGCCTGCCTCTACCCGGCGATCGAGCCCTACGAGCGCGGATCGCTGGACGTCGGCGACGGCCACACGGTGCATTACGAGCGCATCGGCACGCCGGGTGGCCGACCGGCCGTGTTCCTGCACGGCGGCCCCGGCGGGGGCATCTCGCCCGCGCACCGGCGACTGTTCGATCCGGCGCGCTACGACGTGCTGCTGTTCGACCAGCGCGGCTGCGGGCATTCCACGCCCCATGCCGGGCTCGACGCCGGCCTCGTGGCCAACACCACGTGGCACCTGGTCGCGGACATCGAACGCCTGCGTCGCCATGTCGGGGTGGCGCGATGGCTGGTGCTGGGCGGCTCGTGGGGCTCGACCCTGGCGCTGGCCTATGCGCAGACGCACCCGGAGCGGGTCGACGCGCTGATCCTGCGCGGTGTCTACACCCTGACCCGGGCCGAACTCGACTGGTACTACCGCTTCGGCGTGTCCGAGATGTTTCCGGAGAAATGGGAGCGTTTCCAGGCGCCCGTTCCCGTGGAGGAGCGCGGCGACATGATCGCCGCCTACCGCCGGCTGCTCCATGGCGACGACGCCGCCCGGCGCATCGAGGCGGCCCGGGCCTGGAGCCTGTGGGAGGGCGAGACCATCACGCTGCTGCCCGATGCGGCGTTCTCCGCGTCGCACGCCGAGGACCGCTT harbors:
- a CDS encoding ABC transporter permease, whose translation is MNPTTLTPPVRPEYERTLAPFTELPVERVLPLGTRVWSQGWLRKGLILVVLAALWEVAARWQDNDLLLPTFTATARALVEGVASGELIDKVAISLGILLQGYLAGVLLAFALTTLAVSTRIGRDILDTLTSMFNPLPAIALLPLALLWFGLGRGSLVFVLIHSVLWPLALNTYAGFQGVPETLRMAGRNYGLRGLPFVLQILVPAALPAILSGLKIGWAFAWRTLIAAELVFGASSGRGGLGWYIFQNRNELYTDRVFAGLAMVVLIGLLVESLGFATLERLTVRKWGQQR
- a CDS encoding VOC family protein, which encodes MIDHLDHLVLTTTDEAACLRFYVDGLGMTLERFGADRKALRFGNQKINVHVKGHEFEPKAHLPVPGALDLCFIASVPLDEVVARLAVRGLTVIEGPVARTGAVSKLRSVYLRDPDLNLIEISETVD
- the pip gene encoding prolyl aminopeptidase; this encodes MAAHADACLYPAIEPYERGSLDVGDGHTVHYERIGTPGGRPAVFLHGGPGGGISPAHRRLFDPARYDVLLFDQRGCGHSTPHAGLDAGLVANTTWHLVADIERLRRHVGVARWLVLGGSWGSTLALAYAQTHPERVDALILRGVYTLTRAELDWYYRFGVSEMFPEKWERFQAPVPVEERGDMIAAYRRLLHGDDAARRIEAARAWSLWEGETITLLPDAAFSASHAEDRFALAFARLENHYFTHAAWLEEGQLLRDAHRLHGIPGVIVHGRYDMPCPARHAHALHRAWPEAAFHLVEGAGHAWSEPGIVERLVAATDRFARQDPT